In Daphnia pulex isolate KAP4 chromosome 7, ASM2113471v1, one genomic interval encodes:
- the LOC124197371 gene encoding zinc finger protein basonuclin-2-like isoform X2, giving the protein MPACPCECFQPGKLQLRQCQTCKHGWVPHALDKLGMRSGHVSSNGTGPVEPALPNTVFDVASLALYGCQALPIRLKILLDRLFSVLPPEDVVQVLTGFGWSLEDYARGYILQDVQGRPVEVWSICGRDEEPLVLQQFLRFGETRVIAARILQQHENETKNSAAAAAATAAASSASSGSDQQQQQQQPRGKNNHHHKESEREQQQQQQQQQQQSKLNSDIKEFLKKAQQNPQAALAGMLGHSGLPGFVNPLNSLPFPFIPGLTGPPGPLNHLPRLPPMMSLPPPPAPPPLPAQHPSTLPRLPTAAVQPQQHSPPVSSSISTNNSSNNTASNNNNNNSIQAVSSSVAQSPLGRLQGMQPFDFRSVVQQTSSSGKERCSRSPESNRIRSTPPPLSSSGSLNLKSLQSGSGSTAQQHSAISPLCLTNKPGDPFLHHPSSDRNSIHQQQRHRSRSASSSSSELDWDEDDMMDDSDMYDSGTNPANALNLTRKSGAAGGVGSHHHRSRPEISDSLSEAERSMMRRPGKSGGSQGGGGSQGGSGGQGQGGSSMKRSWNPLGPLGTQLINPATGKKRVQCNVCLKTFCDKGALKIHFSAVHLREMHKCTVDGCNMMFSSRRSRNRHSANPNPKLHSPHLRRKISPHDGRTSQPHPALGSLISHVQHGGGGHPAGGGFPGLGHLPPLPLPHHPSGLVGADGFGKGGHLGGEHRERSVSSMSSSGGGGHGGGMGQDGDIKGRNYYAASSDDLDDDLDDLSSLDEGEDGGNRMHPHHGGAHDLLARPVGVPAQDQGRHHNNVSPKQQQQQSQQQSGQSGGAVRKRKSQNPTRLFQQQQQVADSYLSDNDGRSDMSDQSAGGGSSSGRKNNNNSKSKRIKTEGNHSPGLYRSDAEDEEAGGCDDLTADEDPLDSKNELPSAETRTTTTAATTTATTTPQQHSRAHHHRGDRRNSFSGATTTTTGTAVKTEPDGTRHSTPSTPLSGTELREMAGLIDADSIRPYPLDLDDDEDDEDLVDSLTGSPRSDCDSSSAGGVPLDKDNPRRCSACGKVFQNHFGVKTHYQNVHLKLMHRCTVDGCTAAFPSKRSRDRHAQNSNLHRKLLSTESSTGNGGGGFQVGGCSPLASPAASPTLVMTPTTPTTPTAKMAPPASQPGGLDGSGGAADFSLHQFSSLRDEFLSRIYANAEAHGMMHGLAPFLGPAHHHLAGLGGHHNSSSGHHNHHHHLGNNQNNFLSGLQQSAAAAAFLSAAAAASAAANANGASNGHLNGVGLGALGGHHNNNQVTINGKGSSARDRASSASSPAGHPPTSTSPSPPSAASSMALRTSV; this is encoded by the exons ATGCCTGCCTGCCCGTGCGAGTGTTTCCAGCCAGGCAAATTGCAGTTGAGACAGTGCCAGACCTGCAAACACGGCTGGGTCCCACACG CTCTGGACAAATTGGGAATGAGATCGGGCCATGTGAGTTCGAACGGTACGGGCCCGGTGGAGCCGGCCCTGCCCAACACGGTGTTCGACGTGGCCAGTCTGGCCCTGTACGGCTGCCAGGCTCTGCCCATCCGCCTCAAGATCCTGCTCGACCGGCTCTTTTCCGTCTTGCCGCCCGAGGACGTCGTTCAAGTCCTCACCGGTTTCGGATGGTCGCTCGAAGATTACGCCAGAGGTTACATCCTAcaa GATGTCCAGGGAAGGCCGGTTGAAGTGTGGAGCATTTGCGGGCGGGACGAGGAGCCGTTGGTTCTGCAACAATTCCTGCGGTTCGGCGAGACCCGCGTCATAGCGGCCAGGATCCTCCAACAACacgaaaatgaaacgaaaaattccgCCGCAGCCGCTGCCGCCACGGCCGCCGCCAGTTCGGCCTCTTCCGGCTCggaccagcaacaacaacagcaacagcccaGGGGCAagaacaaccaccaccacaagGAAAGCGAgagagaacaacaacagcaacaacagcagcaacaacaacagtcgaAACTCAATTCGGATATCAAAGAGTTTTTGAAGAAAGCGCAACAGAACCCTCAGGCGGCTCTGGCCGGCATGCTGGGCCATTCCGGCCTTCCGGGCTTCGTCAACCCGCTCAACTCGTTGCCGTTCCCATTCATTCCGGGACTGACCGGCCCTCCCGGTCCGTTGAATCACCTGCCACGCTTGCCGCCCATGATGTCACTCCCACCGCCGCCGGCGCCGCCACCTCTTCCGGCCCAGCACCCGTCGACGCTGCCCCGCCTGCCGACGGCCGCCGTCCAGCCGCAACAACACAGTCCGCCCGTTTCGTCGTCGATCtccaccaacaacagcagcaacaacacggccagcaacaacaacaacaacaacagcatccaGGCCGTTTCCTCCTCGGTGGCCCAGAGCCCGTTGGGCCGGCTCCAGGGAATGCAGCCCTTTGATTTCCGGTCGGTTGTCCAGcagaccagcagcagcggtaaAGAGCGCTGCAGCCGCAGTCCGGAATCCAACCGGATCCGCTCCACTCCGCCTCCGCTCTCCTCTTCCGgcagtttgaatttgaagAGCCTCCAGTCCGGCAGCGGGTCGACGGCCCAGCAGCATTCGGCCATTTCGCCGCTGTGTTTGACCAACAAGCCGGGCGATCCATTCCTCCACCATCCGTCCAGCGACCGGAATTCCATCCATCAACAGCAGCGCCACCGCTCCCGCTCGGCTTCCAGTTCCAGCAGCGAGCTGGACTGGGACGAGGACGACATGATGGACGACAGTGACATGTACGATTCCGGAACTAATCCGGCCAATGCGCTCAATCTGACCCGCAAAAGCGGAGCCGCCGGCGGAGTCGGTAGCCACCACCACAGGAGCCGGCCGGAAATTTCCGATTCACTCAGCGAAGCCGAACGGTCCATGATGCGCCGGCCGGGCAAATCCGGCGGCTCCCAGGGCGGTGGAGGATCCCAGGGTGGCAGTGGCGGCCAGGGCCAGGGCGGATCATCGATGAAGCGCAGCTGGAATCCGCTGGGCCCACTGGGCACTCAGCTGATCAATCCGGCGACGGGCAAGAAGCGTGTCCAGTGCAACGTCTGCCTCAAGACCTTCTGCGACAAGGGGGCCCTCAAGATCCACTTCTCGGCCGTCCATTTGCGCGAGATGCACAAGTGCACGGTCGACGGATGCAACATGATGTTCAGCTCCAGGCGATCGCGCAACCGCCACTCCGCCAATCCCAACCCGAAATTGCACAGCCCACACCTGCGCCGGAAGATCTCGCCGCACGACGGACGGACGTCGCAGCCGCATCCGGCCCTGGGCTCGCTCATCTCTCACGTCCAGCACGGCGGAGGTGGACATCCGGCTGGTGGAGGATTCCCAGGGTTGGGACACTTGCCACCGCTGCCGCTTCCGCACCATCCGTCCGGATTGGTGGGAGCCGACGGGTTCGGCAAGGGCGGACACCTGGGCGGTGAGCACCGGGAACGTTCCGTTTCGTCCATGTCGTCGTCGGGAGGAGGTGGACACGGAGGCGGAATGGGCCAGGATGGCGACATCAAGGGACGGAATTATTACGCGGCTTCTTCCGACGACCTGGACGACGACCTGGACGATCTGAGCAGCCTGGACGAAGGTGAAGATGGTGGAAACCGGATGCATCCGCATCACGGCGGAGCCCACGATTTGCTGGCCAGGCCGGTCGGCGTCCCAGCTCAAGATCAGGGCCGCCATCACAACAACGTGTCGCccaaacaacagcaacaacagtctCAACAACAGTCGGGTCAATCCGGCGGAGCCGTGCGGAAGCGCAAGAGCCAAAATCCGACGCGCttgttccagcagcagcagcaagtggCCGACAGTTATTTGTCGGACAACGACGGGCGGTCGGATATGTCGGACCAGTCGGCTGGCGGCGGATCCTCTTCCGGCcggaagaacaacaacaacagcaagagCAAACGGATCAAGACGGAGGGCAATCACTCGCCCGGATTGTACCGGAGCGATGCCGAAGACGAGGAGGCCGGCGGATGCGACGATCTGACGGCGGATGAGGATCCGCTGGATTCAAAAAACGAGTTGCCCAGTGCTGAGacgagaacaacaacaacagccgcaacaacaacagcaacaacaacgcccCAGCAGCACTCACGGGCTCATCATCATCGGGGGGACCGCCGGAATTCATTTTCtggggcaacaacaacaacaaccggaacAGCCGTCAAAACTGAACCGGATGGAACTCGGCACTCGACTCCGTCGACTCCGCTGAGCGGGACGGAATTGCGGGAAATGGCCGGCCTAATTGACGCCGATTCGATCCGGCCCTACCCGCTGGAcctggacgacgacgaggatgaCGAGGACCTGGTGGACAGTCTGACCGGATCGCCACGCTCCGATTGCGACTCATCCAGCGCCGGAGGAGTTCCACTGGACAAGGACAATCCGCGCCGCTGTTCGGCCTGCGGCAAAGTCTTCCAGAACCATTTCGGCGTCAAGACCCACTACCAGAACGTCCACCTGAAGCTGATGCACCGCTGTACGGTCGACGGATGCACGGCGGCCTTTCCGTCCAAGCGCAGCCGCGATCGCCACGCCCAGAATTCCAACCTCCACCGGAAATTGTTGTCGACCGAATCGTCAACGGGcaacggaggaggaggattccAGGTCGGTGGATGCTCTCCGCTGGCCTCGCCGGCGGCTTCGCCAACCTTGGTGATGACGCCCACCACACCCACGACGCCTACGGCCAAAATGGCCCCGCCGGCCAGCCAGCCGGGCGGCCTGGATGGTTCCGGCGGAGCGGCCGATTTCTCGCTGCATCAGTTCTCGTCGCTGCGCGACGAGTTCCTCAGCCGGATCTACGCCAATGCGGAAGCCCACGGGATGATGCACGGACTGGCCCCGTTCCTGGGGCCGGCCCATCACCACCTGGCCGGCCTGGGTGGTCACCACAACAGCTCGTCCGGCCaccacaaccaccaccaccacctcggcaacaatcaaaataatttcctgTCCGGCCTGCAGCagtcggcggcggcggcggctttcctctcggcggcggcggcggccagcgCGGCGGCCAACGCCAACGGCGCCAGCAACGGCCACCTGAACGGCGTCGGACTGGGCGCACTGGGCggccaccacaacaacaatcaagtCACAATCAACGGCAAAGGCTCGTCGGCCAGGGATCGGGCCAGTTCGGCTTCGTCACCAGCCGGCCATCCGCCGACTTCCACCTCGCCGTCGCCTCCATCCGCCGCCTCATCCATGGCCCTGCGAACGTCCGTCTGa
- the LOC124197371 gene encoding uncharacterized protein LOC124197371 isoform X1: MISQVNFARPWDMSGSVAGGNNTNNPSVVGNNNNNNNNSVGIISDHHRLASALGLAPLQAIRCTMPACPCECFQPGKLQLRQCQTCKHGWVPHALDKLGMRSGHVSSNGTGPVEPALPNTVFDVASLALYGCQALPIRLKILLDRLFSVLPPEDVVQVLTGFGWSLEDYARGYILQDVQGRPVEVWSICGRDEEPLVLQQFLRFGETRVIAARILQQHENETKNSAAAAAATAAASSASSGSDQQQQQQQPRGKNNHHHKESEREQQQQQQQQQQQSKLNSDIKEFLKKAQQNPQAALAGMLGHSGLPGFVNPLNSLPFPFIPGLTGPPGPLNHLPRLPPMMSLPPPPAPPPLPAQHPSTLPRLPTAAVQPQQHSPPVSSSISTNNSSNNTASNNNNNNSIQAVSSSVAQSPLGRLQGMQPFDFRSVVQQTSSSGKERCSRSPESNRIRSTPPPLSSSGSLNLKSLQSGSGSTAQQHSAISPLCLTNKPGDPFLHHPSSDRNSIHQQQRHRSRSASSSSSELDWDEDDMMDDSDMYDSGTNPANALNLTRKSGAAGGVGSHHHRSRPEISDSLSEAERSMMRRPGKSGGSQGGGGSQGGSGGQGQGGSSMKRSWNPLGPLGTQLINPATGKKRVQCNVCLKTFCDKGALKIHFSAVHLREMHKCTVDGCNMMFSSRRSRNRHSANPNPKLHSPHLRRKISPHDGRTSQPHPALGSLISHVQHGGGGHPAGGGFPGLGHLPPLPLPHHPSGLVGADGFGKGGHLGGEHRERSVSSMSSSGGGGHGGGMGQDGDIKGRNYYAASSDDLDDDLDDLSSLDEGEDGGNRMHPHHGGAHDLLARPVGVPAQDQGRHHNNVSPKQQQQQSQQQSGQSGGAVRKRKSQNPTRLFQQQQQVADSYLSDNDGRSDMSDQSAGGGSSSGRKNNNNSKSKRIKTEGNHSPGLYRSDAEDEEAGGCDDLTADEDPLDSKNELPSAETRTTTTAATTTATTTPQQHSRAHHHRGDRRNSFSGATTTTTGTAVKTEPDGTRHSTPSTPLSGTELREMAGLIDADSIRPYPLDLDDDEDDEDLVDSLTGSPRSDCDSSSAGGVPLDKDNPRRCSACGKVFQNHFGVKTHYQNVHLKLMHRCTVDGCTAAFPSKRSRDRHAQNSNLHRKLLSTESSTGNGGGGFQVGGCSPLASPAASPTLVMTPTTPTTPTAKMAPPASQPGGLDGSGGAADFSLHQFSSLRDEFLSRIYANAEAHGMMHGLAPFLGPAHHHLAGLGGHHNSSSGHHNHHHHLGNNQNNFLSGLQQSAAAAAFLSAAAAASAAANANGASNGHLNGVGLGALGGHHNNNQVTINGKGSSARDRASSASSPAGHPPTSTSPSPPSAASSMALRTSV; the protein is encoded by the exons gcAATCCGGTGCACGATGCCTGCCTGCCCGTGCGAGTGTTTCCAGCCAGGCAAATTGCAGTTGAGACAGTGCCAGACCTGCAAACACGGCTGGGTCCCACACG CTCTGGACAAATTGGGAATGAGATCGGGCCATGTGAGTTCGAACGGTACGGGCCCGGTGGAGCCGGCCCTGCCCAACACGGTGTTCGACGTGGCCAGTCTGGCCCTGTACGGCTGCCAGGCTCTGCCCATCCGCCTCAAGATCCTGCTCGACCGGCTCTTTTCCGTCTTGCCGCCCGAGGACGTCGTTCAAGTCCTCACCGGTTTCGGATGGTCGCTCGAAGATTACGCCAGAGGTTACATCCTAcaa GATGTCCAGGGAAGGCCGGTTGAAGTGTGGAGCATTTGCGGGCGGGACGAGGAGCCGTTGGTTCTGCAACAATTCCTGCGGTTCGGCGAGACCCGCGTCATAGCGGCCAGGATCCTCCAACAACacgaaaatgaaacgaaaaattccgCCGCAGCCGCTGCCGCCACGGCCGCCGCCAGTTCGGCCTCTTCCGGCTCggaccagcaacaacaacagcaacagcccaGGGGCAagaacaaccaccaccacaagGAAAGCGAgagagaacaacaacagcaacaacagcagcaacaacaacagtcgaAACTCAATTCGGATATCAAAGAGTTTTTGAAGAAAGCGCAACAGAACCCTCAGGCGGCTCTGGCCGGCATGCTGGGCCATTCCGGCCTTCCGGGCTTCGTCAACCCGCTCAACTCGTTGCCGTTCCCATTCATTCCGGGACTGACCGGCCCTCCCGGTCCGTTGAATCACCTGCCACGCTTGCCGCCCATGATGTCACTCCCACCGCCGCCGGCGCCGCCACCTCTTCCGGCCCAGCACCCGTCGACGCTGCCCCGCCTGCCGACGGCCGCCGTCCAGCCGCAACAACACAGTCCGCCCGTTTCGTCGTCGATCtccaccaacaacagcagcaacaacacggccagcaacaacaacaacaacaacagcatccaGGCCGTTTCCTCCTCGGTGGCCCAGAGCCCGTTGGGCCGGCTCCAGGGAATGCAGCCCTTTGATTTCCGGTCGGTTGTCCAGcagaccagcagcagcggtaaAGAGCGCTGCAGCCGCAGTCCGGAATCCAACCGGATCCGCTCCACTCCGCCTCCGCTCTCCTCTTCCGgcagtttgaatttgaagAGCCTCCAGTCCGGCAGCGGGTCGACGGCCCAGCAGCATTCGGCCATTTCGCCGCTGTGTTTGACCAACAAGCCGGGCGATCCATTCCTCCACCATCCGTCCAGCGACCGGAATTCCATCCATCAACAGCAGCGCCACCGCTCCCGCTCGGCTTCCAGTTCCAGCAGCGAGCTGGACTGGGACGAGGACGACATGATGGACGACAGTGACATGTACGATTCCGGAACTAATCCGGCCAATGCGCTCAATCTGACCCGCAAAAGCGGAGCCGCCGGCGGAGTCGGTAGCCACCACCACAGGAGCCGGCCGGAAATTTCCGATTCACTCAGCGAAGCCGAACGGTCCATGATGCGCCGGCCGGGCAAATCCGGCGGCTCCCAGGGCGGTGGAGGATCCCAGGGTGGCAGTGGCGGCCAGGGCCAGGGCGGATCATCGATGAAGCGCAGCTGGAATCCGCTGGGCCCACTGGGCACTCAGCTGATCAATCCGGCGACGGGCAAGAAGCGTGTCCAGTGCAACGTCTGCCTCAAGACCTTCTGCGACAAGGGGGCCCTCAAGATCCACTTCTCGGCCGTCCATTTGCGCGAGATGCACAAGTGCACGGTCGACGGATGCAACATGATGTTCAGCTCCAGGCGATCGCGCAACCGCCACTCCGCCAATCCCAACCCGAAATTGCACAGCCCACACCTGCGCCGGAAGATCTCGCCGCACGACGGACGGACGTCGCAGCCGCATCCGGCCCTGGGCTCGCTCATCTCTCACGTCCAGCACGGCGGAGGTGGACATCCGGCTGGTGGAGGATTCCCAGGGTTGGGACACTTGCCACCGCTGCCGCTTCCGCACCATCCGTCCGGATTGGTGGGAGCCGACGGGTTCGGCAAGGGCGGACACCTGGGCGGTGAGCACCGGGAACGTTCCGTTTCGTCCATGTCGTCGTCGGGAGGAGGTGGACACGGAGGCGGAATGGGCCAGGATGGCGACATCAAGGGACGGAATTATTACGCGGCTTCTTCCGACGACCTGGACGACGACCTGGACGATCTGAGCAGCCTGGACGAAGGTGAAGATGGTGGAAACCGGATGCATCCGCATCACGGCGGAGCCCACGATTTGCTGGCCAGGCCGGTCGGCGTCCCAGCTCAAGATCAGGGCCGCCATCACAACAACGTGTCGCccaaacaacagcaacaacagtctCAACAACAGTCGGGTCAATCCGGCGGAGCCGTGCGGAAGCGCAAGAGCCAAAATCCGACGCGCttgttccagcagcagcagcaagtggCCGACAGTTATTTGTCGGACAACGACGGGCGGTCGGATATGTCGGACCAGTCGGCTGGCGGCGGATCCTCTTCCGGCcggaagaacaacaacaacagcaagagCAAACGGATCAAGACGGAGGGCAATCACTCGCCCGGATTGTACCGGAGCGATGCCGAAGACGAGGAGGCCGGCGGATGCGACGATCTGACGGCGGATGAGGATCCGCTGGATTCAAAAAACGAGTTGCCCAGTGCTGAGacgagaacaacaacaacagccgcaacaacaacagcaacaacaacgcccCAGCAGCACTCACGGGCTCATCATCATCGGGGGGACCGCCGGAATTCATTTTCtggggcaacaacaacaacaaccggaacAGCCGTCAAAACTGAACCGGATGGAACTCGGCACTCGACTCCGTCGACTCCGCTGAGCGGGACGGAATTGCGGGAAATGGCCGGCCTAATTGACGCCGATTCGATCCGGCCCTACCCGCTGGAcctggacgacgacgaggatgaCGAGGACCTGGTGGACAGTCTGACCGGATCGCCACGCTCCGATTGCGACTCATCCAGCGCCGGAGGAGTTCCACTGGACAAGGACAATCCGCGCCGCTGTTCGGCCTGCGGCAAAGTCTTCCAGAACCATTTCGGCGTCAAGACCCACTACCAGAACGTCCACCTGAAGCTGATGCACCGCTGTACGGTCGACGGATGCACGGCGGCCTTTCCGTCCAAGCGCAGCCGCGATCGCCACGCCCAGAATTCCAACCTCCACCGGAAATTGTTGTCGACCGAATCGTCAACGGGcaacggaggaggaggattccAGGTCGGTGGATGCTCTCCGCTGGCCTCGCCGGCGGCTTCGCCAACCTTGGTGATGACGCCCACCACACCCACGACGCCTACGGCCAAAATGGCCCCGCCGGCCAGCCAGCCGGGCGGCCTGGATGGTTCCGGCGGAGCGGCCGATTTCTCGCTGCATCAGTTCTCGTCGCTGCGCGACGAGTTCCTCAGCCGGATCTACGCCAATGCGGAAGCCCACGGGATGATGCACGGACTGGCCCCGTTCCTGGGGCCGGCCCATCACCACCTGGCCGGCCTGGGTGGTCACCACAACAGCTCGTCCGGCCaccacaaccaccaccaccacctcggcaacaatcaaaataatttcctgTCCGGCCTGCAGCagtcggcggcggcggcggctttcctctcggcggcggcggcggccagcgCGGCGGCCAACGCCAACGGCGCCAGCAACGGCCACCTGAACGGCGTCGGACTGGGCGCACTGGGCggccaccacaacaacaatcaagtCACAATCAACGGCAAAGGCTCGTCGGCCAGGGATCGGGCCAGTTCGGCTTCGTCACCAGCCGGCCATCCGCCGACTTCCACCTCGCCGTCGCCTCCATCCGCCGCCTCATCCATGGCCCTGCGAACGTCCGTCTGa